The Pseudomonas sp. R4-35-07 genome contains a region encoding:
- the mraZ gene encoding division/cell wall cluster transcriptional repressor MraZ: MFRGANAISLDAKGRLAMPSRYRDELISRSSGQLIITIDAVDPCLCVYPLDEWELIETKLRALPSLREENRRLQRLLIGNAVDLELDGSGRFLVPPRLREYARLDKRAMLVGQLNKFQLWDEDAWDAVSAADLAAIQQPGAMPDELRDLIL, encoded by the coding sequence GTGTTTCGCGGAGCTAACGCTATCAGTCTCGATGCAAAAGGCCGTCTCGCCATGCCGAGTCGGTATCGTGACGAGCTCATTTCGCGAAGTTCGGGGCAGTTAATCATCACGATTGACGCGGTTGACCCTTGTTTATGCGTTTACCCCCTCGACGAGTGGGAGTTGATTGAAACCAAATTGCGCGCTCTGCCTTCATTGCGTGAAGAAAACCGCCGCCTGCAGCGTTTGCTGATCGGTAATGCCGTCGACCTTGAACTCGATGGCAGCGGTCGTTTCCTGGTGCCGCCGCGTTTGCGCGAATACGCCAGGCTCGATAAGCGCGCAATGCTGGTAGGCCAACTGAACAAGTTCCAATTGTGGGACGAAGATGCCTGGGATGCTGTTTCTGCAGCTGACCTGGCTGCTATTCAACAACCGGGCGCCATGCCTGATGAACTGCGTGATTTGATCCTGTGA
- the rsmI gene encoding 16S rRNA (cytidine(1402)-2'-O)-methyltransferase: MWLLPTIEVCVLTAPGPLNSTAGSLFVVATPIGNLDDISARALKVLREVKLIAAEDTRHSQRLMQHFGIPTPLAACHEHNEREEGSRFITRLLAGDDVALISDAGTPLISDPGYHLVRQARAAGINVVPVPGACALIAALSAAGLPSDRFIFEGFLPAKTVGRRARLQALKEEPRTLIFYEAPHRILECLQDMELVFGGARLALLARELTKTFETLKGLPLEELRGFVEGDSNQQRGECVVLVAGWTPPEDEDAVGSEAMRILDLLLKEMPLKRAAALAAEITGARKNVLYQAALDKQKAE, encoded by the coding sequence ATGTGGCTTTTGCCAACCATCGAGGTGTGCGTTTTGACTGCTCCAGGTCCTTTGAATTCCACTGCAGGCTCGCTTTTTGTCGTGGCGACGCCCATTGGCAACCTGGACGACATCAGCGCCCGGGCATTGAAAGTGTTGCGCGAGGTTAAATTGATCGCGGCGGAAGACACGCGACACTCCCAACGGTTGATGCAGCATTTTGGAATCCCCACGCCACTGGCGGCCTGCCATGAACACAACGAGCGCGAGGAGGGCAGCCGTTTTATCACCCGTTTGCTGGCAGGTGATGATGTTGCGCTGATCTCCGATGCGGGCACGCCGCTGATCTCCGATCCGGGCTACCATCTGGTCCGCCAGGCGCGCGCCGCTGGTATCAATGTAGTGCCTGTTCCAGGCGCGTGCGCGCTGATTGCAGCATTATCTGCAGCCGGCTTGCCGTCGGACCGCTTTATCTTCGAAGGCTTCCTGCCCGCCAAGACGGTAGGGCGTCGCGCGCGTCTGCAGGCGCTGAAGGAAGAGCCGCGCACCTTGATTTTCTACGAAGCCCCGCACCGCATCCTGGAGTGCCTGCAGGACATGGAGTTGGTGTTCGGCGGAGCGCGCCTGGCGCTGCTGGCTCGCGAGTTGACCAAGACCTTTGAAACCCTCAAGGGCCTGCCGCTGGAAGAGCTTCGCGGGTTTGTCGAAGGCGACAGCAATCAGCAGCGCGGAGAGTGCGTCGTGCTGGTGGCCGGCTGGACGCCTCCAGAGGATGAAGATGCAGTCGGCAGCGAAGCCATGCGCATCCTCGATTTGCTGCTCAAGGAGATGCCGCTCAAGCGGGCTGCCGCCCTCGCCGCGGAAATTACCGGGGCGCGCAAGAATGTGTTGTATCAGGCGGCGCTGGATAAACAGAAAGCCGAATAG
- a CDS encoding paraquat-inducible protein A, with the protein MANQQIICEHCDCVYQKVTLAKHQKALCVRCAGVLQRYNGLSVQQRLALTLTAAVLWAFANFYPVMSISLQGLKNSATLWDSVVALSQGPITFIALVAAISMIIAPVFQLLLLIWVLSFALSGRRSPAFKLCMRWLEALRPWSMLEVCLLGAMVAVFKLAGMLDVIPGIGLFALAALSLLLIRVAGRDVRDLWDTL; encoded by the coding sequence ATGGCGAATCAACAGATCATCTGCGAACACTGCGACTGCGTGTACCAGAAAGTCACGCTCGCCAAACATCAGAAAGCCCTGTGCGTACGCTGCGCCGGGGTACTGCAGCGCTACAACGGCCTGTCGGTGCAACAGCGTCTCGCACTGACGCTCACCGCAGCGGTGTTGTGGGCGTTCGCCAATTTTTATCCGGTGATGAGCATCAGCCTGCAGGGCCTGAAGAACAGCGCGACACTCTGGGATTCGGTGGTTGCGCTGAGCCAGGGGCCGATCACATTCATCGCTTTGGTGGCAGCGATTTCCATGATCATCGCGCCAGTGTTTCAGCTACTGCTGCTGATCTGGGTGTTGAGTTTTGCCCTCTCCGGCAGGCGCTCACCGGCCTTCAAGCTGTGCATGCGCTGGCTGGAAGCCCTCAGGCCCTGGAGCATGCTGGAGGTGTGCCTGTTGGGCGCGATGGTGGCGGTCTTCAAGCTGGCCGGCATGCTCGATGTGATACCCGGCATCGGCCTGTTCGCGCTGGCCGCCCTCAGCCTTTTGCTGATCCGCGTCGCCGGGCGCGATGTGCGTGATCTGTGGGACACCCTATGA
- a CDS encoding intermembrane transport protein PqiB: MSSSKADADTPAGTPVIKTRRFSVSLVWIVPIVAVLVGISLVVHSVLQQGPTITLNFKTGSGLVANKTEVKYRNVVIGQVTGVALSDDQKSVNATVELAKQAESFTREDSKFWVVRPRIGAGGVSGIDTLLSGDYIGADIGQSDTRAKQFKGLENPPPITYGEPGKRFTLHTQGLGSLDIGSPVYYRKIPVGQVVAYELDSEGKGVNIEVFVHAPNDAYVTENTRFWNASGVDLSVGANGFALKTESLSSMLMGGVSFQAPPYNPNDKPAEENRNFELFEDQQSALAPPNGKGQYMVLRFDQALRGLKVDAPVEFLGVEFGKVVSINLDFDAKKRSFPVNVGIVIYPQLLGQAHTKLLKAMNNNPDDEAAGVRLIGSFIENGLRAQARSGNLLTGQLYIALDFYPKAEKVAFDPNQRPVGIPTLPGNLEQLQEKFEGIVNKISQLPVERIAGNLDASLVELRKGLAQFNAKTLPGVQTTLGDVSKTLQSASSTLAEDSPQREQLTQTLDELARMSRSLRELSDYLGRHPESLIRGRADNAAPLDLQGPPRK; this comes from the coding sequence ATGAGCTCATCCAAGGCTGATGCTGACACCCCTGCGGGAACACCCGTAATCAAGACGCGTCGCTTCAGCGTTTCGCTGGTTTGGATCGTGCCGATTGTCGCCGTGCTGGTGGGTATCTCCCTGGTGGTCCATAGCGTGCTGCAACAGGGCCCGACCATCACCCTCAATTTCAAGACCGGCAGCGGGCTGGTCGCCAACAAGACCGAGGTCAAGTACCGCAACGTGGTCATCGGCCAGGTCACCGGTGTCGCCTTGAGCGATGACCAGAAAAGCGTCAACGCCACCGTCGAGTTGGCCAAGCAGGCGGAGAGCTTCACCCGCGAAGATTCGAAATTCTGGGTGGTGCGGCCGCGCATCGGCGCCGGCGGCGTGTCCGGCATCGACACCTTGCTCTCCGGCGACTACATCGGTGCCGATATCGGCCAGTCCGACACCCGCGCCAAACAGTTCAAAGGCCTGGAAAACCCGCCGCCCATCACCTATGGCGAGCCAGGCAAACGCTTCACCCTGCATACCCAGGGCCTGGGGTCGCTGGATATCGGCTCGCCGGTCTATTACCGCAAGATCCCGGTCGGCCAGGTCGTTGCCTATGAATTGGACAGCGAGGGCAAGGGCGTGAATATCGAGGTGTTCGTGCATGCGCCCAATGATGCGTACGTCACCGAGAACACGCGCTTCTGGAACGCCAGCGGTGTCGACCTCAGCGTCGGCGCCAATGGCTTCGCGCTGAAGACCGAATCGTTGTCGTCCATGTTGATGGGCGGCGTCTCCTTCCAGGCTCCGCCCTACAACCCCAACGACAAGCCTGCCGAGGAAAACCGCAACTTTGAACTGTTCGAAGACCAGCAAAGTGCCCTCGCCCCGCCCAATGGCAAGGGGCAATACATGGTGCTGCGCTTCGATCAGGCCCTGCGTGGGCTGAAAGTCGACGCACCGGTGGAATTCCTCGGCGTCGAGTTTGGCAAAGTGGTCTCGATCAACCTGGATTTCGATGCCAAAAAGCGCAGCTTCCCGGTCAACGTCGGCATCGTGATCTATCCGCAATTGCTCGGCCAGGCGCACACCAAGCTGCTCAAGGCGATGAACAATAACCCTGACGATGAAGCGGCCGGCGTGCGCCTGATCGGCAGCTTCATCGAAAACGGCCTGCGCGCCCAGGCGCGCAGCGGCAACCTGCTGACCGGTCAGCTGTACATCGCCCTGGACTTCTACCCCAAGGCCGAGAAAGTCGCGTTTGACCCGAACCAGCGCCCCGTGGGCATCCCCACCCTTCCCGGCAACCTGGAACAACTGCAAGAGAAATTCGAAGGCATCGTCAACAAGATCAGCCAACTGCCGGTCGAGCGTATCGCCGGCAATCTCGATGCCAGCCTGGTCGAGCTGCGCAAGGGCTTGGCGCAATTCAATGCCAAGACCCTGCCCGGCGTGCAGACGACCCTGGGCGACGTGAGCAAGACCCTGCAGTCGGCCAGTTCCACCCTGGCCGAAGACTCGCCGCAGCGCGAACAACTGACCCAGACTCTGGATGAACTGGCGCGCATGTCGCGCTCCCTGCGCGAACTTTCGGATTATCTGGGCCGGCATCCGGAGTCGCTGATTCGCGGTCGCGCCGATAATGCCGCGCCCCTTGACCTGCAAGGGCCACCCCGCAAATGA
- a CDS encoding BON domain-containing protein: protein MTVNRLSLLAITLCLAISGCSTAITATRDTPIQDDRGTRTFGSTIDDSLIETKVKVNVAKAATDLGNGASRIVVTSFNGVVLLAGQTPRAELKAQAEQAASAVQRVKKVHNELQVMDPITLLAISNDALLTTKIKAQMLTDSAVPGSRIKIVTDNGIVYMMGLLTQAEATRAANLVQGVSGVQKIVKVFEYID from the coding sequence ATGACCGTTAATCGCCTCAGCCTTTTGGCCATCACGCTGTGCCTCGCCATCAGCGGCTGCAGTACGGCAATCACCGCTACACGGGACACCCCCATCCAGGACGACCGGGGCACACGTACCTTCGGCAGCACCATCGACGACTCGCTGATTGAAACCAAGGTCAAGGTCAACGTCGCCAAAGCGGCTACGGACCTGGGCAATGGCGCGTCACGCATTGTGGTCACCAGCTTCAACGGCGTCGTGCTGCTGGCCGGGCAAACCCCGCGCGCCGAACTCAAGGCCCAGGCTGAACAAGCCGCCTCGGCGGTGCAACGGGTCAAGAAGGTGCACAACGAACTGCAGGTCATGGACCCGATCACGCTGCTGGCCATCAGCAACGATGCCTTGCTGACCACCAAGATCAAGGCGCAAATGCTCACCGACAGCGCCGTTCCGGGCTCGCGTATCAAGATCGTCACCGACAACGGCATCGTCTACATGATGGGCCTGTTGACCCAGGCTGAAGCCACTCGCGCCGCCAACCTGGTACAGGGTGTGTCCGGAGTGCAGAAAATCGTCAAGGTGTTCGAATACATCGACTGA
- a CDS encoding paraquat-inducible protein A, which yields MNSPPTARELNLCLCHTCGQPCDMRSEPTECDRCGAPLHRRKVQSLTRTWAYLLTALAFYVPANILPVMNTTMLGSGADSTIMSGVLEFWQHGAWDIALIIFIASIAVPGIKFVSLGLLLITVQRNSQWARKERSKLFRFIELIGYWSMLDVIVVALVAALVKFQALGDIEPRLGILFFGLVVVFTMLAAMSFDPRLIWENPHNEETSDELIQG from the coding sequence ATGAATTCACCGCCCACCGCCCGCGAACTCAACCTGTGCCTGTGCCACACCTGCGGCCAGCCGTGCGACATGCGCAGCGAACCCACCGAGTGTGATCGCTGCGGCGCCCCCTTGCACCGGCGCAAGGTTCAGTCCTTGACCCGCACCTGGGCCTACCTGCTCACGGCACTGGCGTTCTATGTGCCGGCGAACATATTGCCGGTGATGAACACCACCATGCTCGGCTCCGGGGCGGACAGCACCATCATGAGCGGCGTGCTGGAATTCTGGCAGCATGGCGCCTGGGACATTGCGCTGATCATTTTCATCGCCAGCATTGCCGTGCCGGGCATCAAGTTCGTGTCCCTGGGGCTGCTGCTGATCACGGTGCAACGCAATAGCCAGTGGGCGCGCAAGGAACGCTCAAAGCTGTTTCGGTTTATCGAGCTGATCGGCTATTGGTCGATGCTGGATGTGATCGTGGTGGCACTGGTGGCCGCGCTGGTGAAGTTCCAGGCCCTGGGCGACATCGAGCCGCGCCTGGGCATTCTGTTTTTTGGTTTGGTGGTCGTGTTCACGATGCTCGCGGCCATGAGTTTCGATCCCCGGCTGATCTGGGAAAATCCACACAATGAGGAGACCTCGGATGAGCTCATCCAAGGCTGA
- the ftsL gene encoding cell division protein FtsL: MSKLFAKPLPGGSFFMLLLFIGVLVSAIAVSYSAHWNRQLLNTLYGELSVRDKAQAEWGRLILEQSTWTAHSRIEVLATEQLKMHIPGAADVRMVAP; this comes from the coding sequence GTGAGCAAGCTTTTCGCCAAACCCCTGCCGGGCGGCAGCTTCTTTATGTTGCTGCTGTTTATCGGCGTGCTGGTGTCCGCGATTGCGGTGTCCTACAGCGCGCATTGGAATCGTCAATTGCTCAATACCCTCTATGGAGAGTTGAGCGTGCGCGACAAGGCGCAGGCGGAATGGGGCCGGTTGATCCTGGAGCAGAGCACGTGGACGGCCCACAGCCGTATCGAAGTGCTGGCCACCGAACAACTGAAAATGCACATTCCGGGCGCGGCCGACGTACGCATGGTGGCGCCATGA
- a CDS encoding phosphoheptose isomerase has translation MDMQSRIRQLFQASIDTKQQAMDVLAPHIEQASQVMVNALLNEGKMLSCGNGGSAGDAQHFSSELLNRFERERPSLPAIALTTDSSTITSIANDYSYNEIFSKQIRALGQPGDVLLAISTSGNSANIIQAIQAAHDREMIVVALTGRDGGGMASLLLPEDVEIRVPATVTARIQEVHLLAIHCLCDLIDSQLFGSEE, from the coding sequence ATGGACATGCAATCCCGAATTCGCCAGCTTTTCCAGGCCAGCATCGACACCAAGCAACAGGCGATGGACGTACTTGCACCGCACATCGAGCAAGCCAGTCAGGTCATGGTCAACGCCTTGCTCAACGAAGGCAAAATGCTTTCGTGCGGTAACGGCGGCTCGGCCGGTGACGCCCAGCATTTCTCCTCCGAGCTGCTCAACCGCTTCGAGCGCGAGCGTCCGAGCCTGCCGGCGATCGCCCTGACCACCGATTCGTCGACCATCACCTCGATCGCCAACGACTACAGCTACAACGAAATCTTCTCCAAACAGATCCGTGCCCTCGGCCAGCCGGGCGATGTGTTGCTGGCGATTTCCACCAGTGGCAACTCGGCGAACATCATTCAAGCGATCCAGGCCGCACATGATCGCGAAATGATTGTCGTAGCATTGACCGGGCGCGACGGCGGCGGCATGGCCTCGTTGCTGCTGCCTGAGGACGTGGAGATTCGCGTTCCGGCCACTGTCACTGCACGCATTCAAGAAGTCCACCTGCTGGCGATCCACTGCCTGTGCGATCTGATCGACAGCCAACTGTTCGGGAGTGAAGAATGA
- a CDS encoding penicillin-binding protein activator, with protein MIACLRLLSALCLAALLAACASSPSSSLGDLPRTPDASIEQLLEQATAAKTPEKAALLRLSAADLAYQQNNPGRSSQILAQVPLDVLKPAAQVFASTLAAELAMTRNQPKAALTALNHPSLQSLKELPVDQQVRTGTVHARAYEADGQTLAAARERVAMAPLLTGDAANSNHEAIWVLIAALPAEQLQATGNPTLDGWITLAQAVKGAGTLEQQQTAIDTWRARNPGHPAAVQLPTPLTKLKELASQPLTKIALLLPQEGALASVGKALREGFMAAHYQAEQAGQKPPVIEFYDSSRLTSIDDFYAKAQAAGVQLVVGPLEKPLVKQLSARPQLPITTLALNYSEGDQAPAQLFQFGLAAEDEAREVSRRARADGLHRAAAMVPRGEWGERVYKAFRQDWEANGGTVMGVEYVDQPVALAQQIADLFQLRKSEGRAKSLQNTVGTDVAAQPSRRQDIEFIFLAVTPQLAQQIKPTLNFQYAGDVPVYATSHVFSASGDRNQYLDMTNVMFCETPWLLNTTDPLRNQVAAQWPQANGSLGRLYAMGVDAYRLAPRLGQLKALPDTRVDGLSGNLGISANQRVDRQMPWAKFVGGEIQRLPDTPR; from the coding sequence ATGATCGCTTGCCTGCGGCTGCTCTCCGCCCTCTGCCTCGCTGCCTTGCTGGCCGCTTGCGCCAGCTCGCCCTCGTCCAGCCTTGGCGACCTACCACGCACGCCCGACGCCAGTATCGAGCAACTGCTCGAACAGGCCACGGCCGCCAAGACGCCAGAAAAGGCCGCATTGCTGCGCCTGAGTGCGGCTGACCTGGCCTACCAGCAGAACAACCCCGGCCGCTCCTCGCAGATTCTTGCGCAGGTGCCCCTGGATGTCCTGAAACCGGCCGCGCAAGTGTTCGCCAGCACCCTGGCCGCCGAGCTGGCGATGACCCGCAACCAGCCCAAGGCTGCATTGACGGCGCTGAACCACCCCAGCCTGCAAAGCCTGAAGGAGCTGCCGGTCGATCAACAAGTGCGCACCGGCACCGTGCATGCCCGTGCTTATGAAGCCGACGGCCAGACCCTGGCGGCAGCGCGGGAGCGTGTCGCCATGGCGCCGCTGCTCACCGGTGACGCCGCCAACAGCAACCACGAAGCGATCTGGGTGTTGATTGCCGCTCTGCCCGCCGAGCAGCTGCAAGCCACCGGCAACCCGACGCTGGACGGCTGGATCACCCTGGCCCAGGCGGTCAAGGGCGCCGGCACGCTGGAGCAGCAACAAACCGCCATCGACACCTGGCGCGCACGCAACCCGGGCCATCCGGCGGCCGTGCAATTGCCAACGCCCTTGACCAAACTCAAGGAGCTGGCCAGCCAACCGCTGACCAAGATCGCCCTGCTGCTGCCGCAGGAAGGCGCCTTGGCGTCCGTCGGCAAGGCATTGCGTGAAGGCTTCATGGCCGCTCACTACCAGGCCGAACAGGCCGGGCAGAAGCCGCCGGTGATTGAGTTCTACGACAGCTCGCGCCTGACCTCCATCGACGACTTCTACGCCAAGGCCCAGGCTGCCGGCGTGCAGCTGGTGGTTGGCCCGCTGGAAAAGCCACTGGTCAAACAGCTCAGTGCACGTCCGCAATTGCCGATCACCACCCTGGCGCTGAACTACAGCGAAGGCGATCAAGCCCCGGCGCAGTTGTTCCAGTTCGGCCTGGCCGCTGAAGACGAAGCCCGTGAAGTGTCGCGCCGCGCCCGTGCCGACGGCCTGCATCGCGCCGCCGCCATGGTGCCACGTGGCGAATGGGGCGAGCGTGTCTACAAAGCTTTCCGTCAGGATTGGGAAGCCAACGGCGGCACCGTCATGGGTGTCGAGTATGTCGACCAGCCTGTGGCCCTGGCCCAGCAGATCGCCGACCTGTTCCAGCTGCGCAAAAGCGAAGGCCGCGCCAAGAGCCTGCAAAACACCGTCGGCACTGACGTTGCCGCCCAGCCTTCGCGTCGCCAGGACATCGAGTTCATCTTCCTGGCCGTCACCCCGCAACTGGCCCAGCAGATCAAGCCGACCCTGAACTTCCAATACGCCGGTGATGTGCCGGTCTATGCGACGTCCCACGTCTTCAGTGCCAGTGGTGACCGCAACCAGTACCTGGACATGACCAACGTGATGTTCTGCGAAACCCCTTGGTTGCTCAACACCACCGACCCGCTGCGCAACCAGGTCGCCGCACAATGGCCGCAAGCCAATGGCAGCCTGGGCCGCCTGTATGCGATGGGCGTCGATGCCTATCGCCTGGCGCCACGCCTGGGCCAGCTCAAGGCGTTGCCGGACACCCGTGTCGACGGCCTCTCCGGTAACCTGGGCATCAGCGCCAACCAGCGCGTTGACCGTCAGATGCCGTGGGCGAAGTTCGTGGGTGGCGAGATCCAGCGCCTGCCGGATACCCCGCGCTGA
- the rsmH gene encoding 16S rRNA (cytosine(1402)-N(4))-methyltransferase RsmH, which yields MTIDSGFNHITVLLDEAVEALAVRADGCYLDGTFGRGGHSRLILSQLGPNGKLLGFDKDPQAIAIGQALAAEDGRFVVVQRSFAELGAEVAERGMAGKVAGILLDLGVSSPQLDDPERGFSFMNDGPLDMRMDPTRGVSAAQFIATAPVEEIARVFKEYGEERFAGRMARAVVERREIQPFERTADLAEVLKVANPAWEKGKNPATRAFQGLRIHVNNELGDLEAGLEAALDALEVGGRLVVISFHSLEDRIVKLFMRRLVKGESDNLPRNLPVRFEAFVPKIKIHGKAQFASEAELKANPRSRSAVMRVAEKLR from the coding sequence GTGACTATTGATAGCGGCTTTAACCACATCACCGTACTGCTTGACGAAGCCGTTGAGGCTCTCGCCGTACGCGCGGATGGCTGCTATTTGGATGGCACCTTCGGCAGAGGCGGGCACAGTCGGTTGATACTCAGCCAGCTCGGGCCCAACGGTAAACTCCTCGGGTTCGACAAAGACCCTCAAGCGATTGCCATCGGGCAAGCGCTAGCGGCCGAAGACGGCCGCTTTGTCGTTGTGCAGCGCAGCTTTGCCGAGCTGGGCGCCGAAGTCGCCGAGCGCGGCATGGCGGGCAAGGTGGCCGGGATTCTGCTCGATCTCGGCGTGTCTTCGCCGCAGCTCGATGACCCGGAGCGCGGCTTCAGCTTCATGAACGATGGTCCGCTCGACATGCGCATGGACCCTACCCGTGGCGTCAGCGCCGCGCAGTTCATCGCCACCGCGCCGGTGGAAGAAATTGCCCGGGTGTTCAAGGAGTACGGCGAAGAACGCTTCGCCGGTCGCATGGCCCGCGCCGTGGTCGAACGCCGCGAAATCCAGCCGTTCGAACGCACCGCTGACCTGGCCGAAGTGCTGAAGGTCGCCAACCCTGCATGGGAGAAGGGCAAGAACCCCGCTACCCGCGCATTCCAGGGCCTGCGCATTCACGTCAACAACGAATTGGGCGATCTGGAGGCTGGCCTCGAGGCTGCCCTGGACGCGCTGGAAGTGGGCGGTCGCCTGGTGGTGATCAGTTTCCATTCCCTGGAAGACCGTATCGTCAAACTGTTCATGCGGCGTCTGGTCAAGGGCGAGTCCGACAACCTGCCGCGCAATCTGCCGGTGCGTTTCGAAGCCTTTGTACCGAAAATCAAAATCCATGGCAAAGCACAGTTCGCCTCCGAAGCTGAACTCAAGGCCAACCCACGTTCGCGCAGCGCCGTCATGCGCGTCGCGGAGAAGTTGCGGTGA
- a CDS encoding membrane integrity-associated transporter subunit PqiC translates to MTVPLKITLVTALLLLAACRSEPIAFHTLTPAHWDNATRTEGGGISIESISVPPQVDRAQIVIRQGDSGLAILETQWWAATLADELRSALVDQLAGSDTRQAVSLRVEVQRFDSVPGQYALLDVRWRLRPAGGGDRPALTCRSTLQSPAGPSIDDVVVAHQNNLKRFAALINRAAGSSLKQCPSAQ, encoded by the coding sequence ATGACAGTGCCGTTGAAAATCACCCTGGTGACCGCCCTGCTATTGCTCGCGGCATGCCGCAGCGAGCCGATTGCATTCCATACCCTGACCCCGGCGCACTGGGATAACGCCACTCGCACGGAGGGGGGCGGCATCAGCATTGAAAGCATCAGCGTGCCGCCCCAGGTTGACCGTGCGCAGATCGTGATCCGCCAGGGCGACAGTGGCCTGGCGATCCTGGAAACCCAGTGGTGGGCCGCCACCCTCGCCGATGAGCTGAGGAGCGCGCTGGTCGACCAGTTGGCCGGCAGCGATACCCGGCAAGCCGTGTCGTTGCGCGTGGAAGTACAGCGCTTCGATTCGGTGCCTGGGCAATACGCGCTGCTCGATGTGCGTTGGCGCCTCAGGCCGGCTGGCGGCGGTGATCGCCCTGCGCTGACCTGCCGCTCGACCTTGCAGTCACCGGCGGGCCCGAGCATCGATGACGTGGTGGTGGCGCACCAGAACAACCTCAAGCGCTTCGCCGCGCTGATCAACCGCGCTGCAGGCTCGTCTCTGAAGCAGTGCCCGAGCGCGCAATGA
- a CDS encoding YraN family protein: MPERSSAQSGKDAERYALNYLQQQGLRLLAQNWLCKRGELDLVMLDGDTVVFVEVRYRKHAQWGGALASIDGRKRQKLILAAQFFLQKEHRWADSPCRFDVVAMESTPSGPADLNWLKDAFDS, translated from the coding sequence ATGCCCGAGCGGTCCAGCGCACAAAGCGGCAAGGATGCCGAACGCTACGCGCTGAACTATCTGCAACAACAGGGTCTGCGCCTTCTGGCGCAGAACTGGTTATGTAAACGCGGCGAGCTTGATCTGGTCATGCTTGACGGCGATACAGTAGTATTCGTCGAAGTCCGCTACAGGAAACACGCACAATGGGGTGGCGCGCTCGCCAGTATCGATGGGCGCAAGCGTCAAAAGCTGATACTCGCCGCGCAGTTTTTCCTGCAAAAAGAGCATCGCTGGGCCGACAGCCCCTGCCGTTTCGATGTGGTTGCCATGGAAAGCACACCGTCGGGCCCAGCTGACCTGAATTGGCTCAAAGATGCCTTCGACAGCTGA
- a CDS encoding OmpA family protein, whose product MFTPRRLLVVATAVALLSGCASPNPYDGSQGQAGNGSESGMSKTAKYGGLGALAGALAGAAIDHNNRGKGALIGAVVAGAGAAGYGYYADQQEKKLRESMANTGVEVQRQGDQIKLIMPGNITFATNSDAISSSFYQPLNNLANSLKQFNQNTIQIVGYTDSTGSRQLNMGLSQRRAQSVANYLTSQGVSAANLSARGAGPDNPIASNADVNGRAQNRRVEVNLGPIPGQQYGQPGAQQQAPQQNNQFQGNPYSQYQ is encoded by the coding sequence ATGTTCACTCCGCGTCGTCTGCTTGTTGTCGCCACCGCCGTAGCCCTGTTGTCCGGCTGCGCTTCACCCAACCCTTATGACGGCAGCCAGGGACAGGCCGGCAATGGTTCCGAAAGTGGCATGAGCAAAACCGCCAAGTACGGCGGCCTCGGCGCGCTGGCCGGGGCATTGGCCGGTGCGGCCATCGACCATAACAACCGTGGCAAGGGCGCGCTGATCGGCGCAGTCGTTGCGGGTGCCGGCGCCGCCGGCTATGGCTACTACGCCGACCAGCAAGAGAAAAAACTGCGCGAAAGCATGGCCAATACCGGAGTTGAAGTGCAGCGCCAGGGTGACCAGATCAAGCTGATCATGCCCGGCAATATCACCTTCGCCACCAACTCCGACGCCATCTCCAGCAGCTTCTACCAGCCGCTGAACAACCTGGCCAACTCCCTCAAGCAGTTCAACCAGAACACCATCCAGATCGTTGGCTACACCGACAGCACCGGCAGCCGTCAGTTGAACATGGGCCTTTCCCAACGCCGTGCGCAGAGCGTGGCCAACTACCTGACCTCCCAGGGCGTCAGTGCTGCCAACCTGAGCGCACGCGGCGCCGGCCCGGATAATCCGATCGCCAGTAACGCTGACGTCAATGGCCGTGCCCAAAACCGTCGCGTAGAAGTGAACCTCGGCCCGATCCCAGGCCAGCAGTACGGCCAGCCGGGTGCCCAGCAACAGGCGCCACAACAGAACAACCAGTTCCAGGGCAACCCGTACTCGCAGTACCAGTAA